In the Streptomyces sp. f51 genome, one interval contains:
- a CDS encoding serine hydrolase, producing MTHRISRAARVLATSLGAAVILPIALAAAPAGAAAAPTVSCTSGKAGLAAKLKTDITAALANRRGTVAIGLYDRSTNTTCTLRATTLFDSASTVKVTVLATLLWDAKKHNRYLTSTETSLATKMITQSDNASTTKLWNQLGLTKIKGFLTAAGMTKTTPGTGGYWGLTQINVTDEQKLLKLVTAKNTVLSDNSRAYILKLMGQVISSQRWGTPAGAPSTVAVHVKNGWLSRSTNAWRVHSLGTFNGGGHDYMMSVLTVGSSTMDYGVATIQGVAKAIHKDLVPTAVAPQRFTPTSQPAEAFPAVPAG from the coding sequence ATGACTCACCGGATATCCCGGGCTGCCCGTGTGCTCGCGACGAGCCTCGGCGCCGCGGTGATCCTGCCGATCGCGCTCGCCGCGGCCCCGGCCGGCGCCGCCGCGGCGCCGACGGTCAGCTGCACGTCGGGCAAGGCGGGTCTGGCCGCCAAACTCAAGACGGACATCACCGCGGCGCTCGCCAACCGCAGGGGCACCGTCGCGATCGGCCTGTACGACCGCTCCACCAACACCACCTGCACACTCCGCGCCACCACCTTGTTCGACTCGGCCAGCACGGTGAAGGTCACCGTGCTCGCCACGCTGCTGTGGGACGCGAAGAAGCACAACCGCTATCTGACGAGCACCGAGACCTCGCTCGCCACCAAGATGATCACCCAGTCGGACAACGCCTCGACCACGAAGCTCTGGAACCAGCTCGGTCTGACGAAGATCAAGGGCTTCCTGACCGCGGCGGGGATGACGAAGACGACGCCGGGCACCGGCGGCTACTGGGGTCTGACGCAGATCAACGTCACCGACGAGCAGAAGCTGCTCAAGCTCGTCACCGCCAAGAACACGGTGCTGAGCGACAACTCCCGCGCCTACATCCTGAAGCTCATGGGCCAGGTCATCTCCTCGCAGCGCTGGGGGACACCGGCCGGAGCCCCCTCGACGGTCGCCGTGCACGTCAAGAACGGCTGGCTCTCGCGCTCCACGAACGCGTGGCGGGTGCACAGCCTCGGCACCTTCAACGGCGGCGGCCACGACTACATGATGTCGGTGCTCACCGTCGGGAGCAGCACCATGGACTACGGCGTGGCCACCATCCAGGGGGTCGCCAAGGCCATCCACAAGGACCTCGTGCCGACCGCGGTCGCCCCTCAGCGGTTCACGCCGACCTCGCAGCCGGCGGAGGCGTTCCCGGCCGTTCCCGCGGGCTGA
- a CDS encoding helix-turn-helix domain-containing protein, whose protein sequence is MPDSPSPSAPTASVSAVSAPAVPPTPPVPLSALLAREDLGLRLIAGPAEPDTVIHWAHTSEMADPYPYLLGGELLLTAGVHVPDAAEGSADGTPGADRADGPPGYFDGYVARIVAAGGAALGFGLAPVHDTVPASLVAACDAQGLPLLEVPPRTTFSGVARAVWQLMAQARLAELRRVTEAQQSLAAAAARPDPVPAVLRQLARRVNGWAALYGPEGTELAHAGRLPAPPEPPRGADRSATPAPAPRPAPDTLAAPGTGTGPETSTAPGTSTAPGTGTGPETSTAAGTAETSARRAPAGPPRTEHRAPAGPPQTTAQAPAGPPRTDPHTPAAPATPEAVLAELAWVVRPREAQGPAPASATDTVGGVQLTAYALGSGQGFVLGVAAPRRDPGDHTIASVASVLLSLLTGEHRSAAGAAHAAALVRLLLGAAPEAVAPLLGGERWTVVHARPAGDGPAPDAVSVSALAAALGSALVDVEGDVVRVLVPGDRVPAAQPGWTLGVSAPASPHEWTAADTQAARALARARATRAALVRHGDRSALTDLVPPADAEAHAQALLAPVAGTPALTETLRTWLSLHGSWDRTAVALSVHRNTVRQRISRCAALLDTDLDDPDVRMELWFALREN, encoded by the coding sequence ATGCCGGACTCACCGTCACCGTCCGCCCCCACCGCGTCCGTCTCCGCCGTCTCCGCGCCGGCCGTGCCGCCGACCCCTCCGGTGCCGCTGTCGGCCCTGCTGGCCCGCGAGGACCTGGGTCTGCGGCTGATCGCCGGGCCCGCGGAGCCCGACACGGTGATCCACTGGGCCCACACCTCGGAGATGGCCGACCCCTACCCGTACCTCCTCGGGGGCGAGCTGCTGCTCACCGCCGGGGTCCATGTGCCCGACGCGGCCGAAGGGTCCGCCGACGGCACCCCCGGCGCGGACCGCGCCGACGGCCCGCCCGGCTACTTCGACGGCTATGTCGCGCGGATCGTCGCGGCGGGCGGCGCGGCCCTGGGCTTCGGCCTCGCGCCGGTCCACGACACGGTCCCGGCCTCGCTCGTCGCGGCCTGCGACGCCCAGGGGCTGCCGCTCCTGGAGGTCCCGCCCCGGACGACGTTCTCCGGGGTGGCCCGCGCGGTGTGGCAGCTCATGGCCCAGGCGCGGCTCGCCGAGCTGCGCCGGGTGACCGAGGCCCAGCAGAGCCTCGCCGCGGCCGCGGCCCGCCCCGATCCGGTCCCGGCGGTCCTGCGGCAGCTGGCCCGCCGGGTGAACGGCTGGGCCGCGCTGTACGGCCCGGAGGGCACGGAACTGGCCCACGCGGGCCGCCTCCCGGCCCCGCCGGAACCACCCCGTGGAGCGGACCGGTCCGCCACCCCGGCACCCGCGCCCCGCCCGGCCCCGGACACCCTGGCGGCTCCGGGAACCGGAACGGGACCAGAGACCTCGACGGCTCCGGGGACCTCGACGGCTCCGGGTACCGGAACGGGACCGGAGACCTCGACGGCTGCGGGAACCGCGGAGACCTCCGCCCGCCGCGCACCGGCCGGCCCACCGCGGACGGAGCACCGCGCACCGGCCGGTCCGCCGCAGACGACCGCCCAAGCTCCGGCCGGCCCACCGCGCACCGACCCCCACACCCCCGCCGCGCCGGCCACCCCCGAGGCGGTGCTCGCCGAGCTCGCCTGGGTCGTGCGGCCCCGTGAGGCCCAGGGGCCCGCCCCGGCCTCCGCCACCGACACCGTGGGCGGTGTCCAGCTCACCGCCTACGCCCTCGGCAGCGGCCAGGGCTTCGTCCTGGGGGTCGCCGCACCGCGCCGCGACCCCGGCGACCACACCATCGCCTCCGTCGCCTCCGTACTGCTCTCGCTCCTCACCGGGGAGCACCGGAGCGCCGCGGGGGCCGCGCACGCGGCGGCCCTGGTGCGGCTGCTGCTCGGGGCGGCGCCGGAGGCGGTGGCGCCGCTGCTCGGCGGCGAGCGGTGGACGGTCGTGCACGCGCGCCCCGCCGGGGACGGCCCCGCCCCGGACGCCGTCTCCGTGTCCGCGCTGGCGGCCGCGCTGGGCTCCGCGCTGGTGGACGTGGAAGGGGACGTCGTCCGCGTCCTTGTCCCCGGCGACCGGGTGCCCGCCGCGCAGCCCGGCTGGACCCTCGGGGTCAGCGCGCCCGCGAGCCCGCACGAGTGGACCGCCGCCGACACCCAGGCGGCCCGCGCGCTGGCCCGCGCCCGCGCCACCCGGGCGGCCCTGGTCCGGCACGGCGACCGTTCCGCGCTCACCGACCTCGTCCCCCCGGCGGACGCCGAGGCGCACGCCCAGGCCCTCCTCGCCCCCGTCGCCGGGACCCCCGCCCTGACCGAGACCCTGCGCACCTGGCTCTCCCTGCACGGCAGTTGGGACCGCACGGCGGTGGCGCTCTCGGTCCACCGCAACACCGTCCGCCAACGCATCTCCCGCTGCGCCGCGTTGCTGGACACGGACCTCGACGACCCCGACGTACGCATGGAGTTGTGGTTCGCGCTCCGGGAGAACTGA
- the speB gene encoding agmatinase, with translation MSSNETPRGPVDSSRVPRYAGPATFARLPRLDEVGTADVAVVGVPFDSGVSYRPGARFGGNAIREASRLLRPYNPAQDASPFALAQVADAGDIAANPFNINEAVETVEAAADELLGTGARLMTLGGDHTIALPLLRSVAKKHGPVALLHFDAHLDTWDTYFGAEYTHGTPFRRAVEEGILDTSALSHVGTRGPLYGKQDLTDDEKMGFGIVTSADIYRRGADEVADQLRQRIGNRPLYISIDIDCLDPAHAPGTGTPEAGGMTSRELLEILRGLSSCNLVSADVVEVAPAYDHAEITAVAASHTAYELTTIMSRQIAEARSK, from the coding sequence ATGAGCAGCAACGAGACGCCCCGCGGCCCCGTCGACTCGTCCCGCGTCCCGCGGTACGCGGGCCCCGCGACCTTCGCCCGGCTGCCCCGCCTCGACGAGGTCGGCACCGCCGATGTCGCCGTCGTCGGCGTGCCGTTCGACTCCGGCGTCTCGTACCGGCCGGGCGCCCGCTTCGGCGGCAACGCGATCCGCGAGGCGTCCCGGCTGCTGCGCCCCTACAACCCGGCGCAGGACGCCTCCCCGTTCGCCCTCGCGCAGGTCGCGGACGCCGGTGACATCGCGGCGAACCCGTTCAACATCAACGAGGCCGTCGAGACGGTGGAGGCCGCCGCCGACGAACTGCTCGGCACCGGCGCCCGCCTGATGACCCTGGGCGGCGACCACACCATCGCGCTGCCCCTGCTGCGCTCCGTCGCCAAGAAGCACGGCCCGGTCGCGCTGCTCCACTTCGACGCGCACCTGGACACCTGGGACACCTACTTCGGTGCCGAGTACACGCACGGCACCCCGTTCCGCCGTGCCGTCGAGGAAGGCATCCTCGACACCTCGGCGCTCTCCCACGTCGGCACCCGCGGCCCGCTGTACGGCAAGCAGGACCTCACCGACGACGAGAAGATGGGCTTCGGCATCGTCACCTCGGCGGACATCTACCGCCGCGGCGCCGACGAGGTCGCCGACCAGCTGCGCCAGCGCATCGGCAACCGCCCGCTCTACATCTCCATCGACATCGACTGCCTCGACCCGGCGCACGCGCCCGGCACGGGCACCCCGGAGGCGGGCGGCATGACCTCCCGCGAGCTCCTGGAGATCCTGCGCGGACTGTCGTCCTGCAACCTGGTCTCCGCCGACGTCGTCGAGGTCGCCCCGGCCTACGACCACGCCGAGATCACCGCGGTGGCGGCGTCCCACACCGCGTACGAACTGACCACCATCATGTCCCGCCAGATCGCGGAGGCCCGAAGCAAGTGA
- a CDS encoding thiamine pyrophosphate-binding protein translates to MTHDHDLVLRPTAAQTEAALNPPPGRNGGDLVVETLSGLGATTVFGLPGQHALGMFDALRRSSLRYVGLRVENNAGFAADAYGRITGEAAPLLLSTGPGALTSLAALQEARAASAPVLAISSQIPTAGLGGGRHGYLHELPDQQASFRGVVKSVHTVRTQSQIPSAIAEAWESALTAPHGPVWVEIPQDVLLAETHLPQVTAMDATPEDVVPRPELTALAAHLLSSAARPAIIAGGGVVRADASGKLRSLAETLNAPVVTTFGGKGAFPWTHPLSLQSWLEDRHTTDFLEDADVLLVVGSGLGELSSNYHTFKPRGRVIQIEADLGKLESNHPAIGIHADARLALSALLETVEERPDPSAAERVSTLLAKVAERIAAQELTLEQDVLASVRRALPATSPSFWDMTILAYWAWSAFDPRGTNTMHSAQGAGGLGYGFPAALGAAAADPTRPVLAVSGDGGALYSIAELATAKQCDLPVTWLIVDDGGYGILREYMTGAFGQATATELSRPDYVALAESFGVPAVRTTPGTLEKDLAEALATPGPSVVVLPALLRMFAPTHLD, encoded by the coding sequence GTGACCCACGACCACGACCTGGTTCTCCGCCCGACGGCGGCACAGACGGAGGCCGCGCTCAACCCGCCCCCCGGCCGCAATGGCGGAGACCTGGTCGTGGAGACCCTCTCCGGTCTCGGCGCGACGACCGTCTTCGGACTGCCCGGCCAGCACGCGCTCGGCATGTTCGACGCGCTGCGCCGTTCCTCGCTGCGCTACGTCGGTCTGCGCGTCGAGAACAACGCGGGATTCGCGGCGGACGCCTACGGCCGGATCACCGGCGAGGCGGCCCCGCTGCTGCTCTCCACCGGCCCCGGGGCGCTGACCTCGCTCGCCGCGCTCCAGGAGGCCAGGGCCGCCTCGGCGCCCGTCCTCGCCATCAGCAGCCAGATCCCGACCGCGGGACTCGGCGGCGGCCGGCACGGCTATCTGCACGAACTCCCCGACCAGCAGGCGTCGTTCAGGGGCGTCGTCAAGTCCGTCCACACGGTCCGTACGCAGTCGCAGATCCCCTCCGCCATCGCGGAGGCCTGGGAGTCGGCGCTCACCGCCCCGCACGGGCCGGTCTGGGTGGAGATCCCGCAGGACGTCCTGCTCGCGGAGACTCACCTGCCGCAGGTCACGGCGATGGACGCGACCCCCGAGGACGTCGTCCCGCGCCCCGAACTGACCGCGCTGGCCGCCCACTTGCTGTCCTCGGCGGCCCGTCCCGCGATCATCGCGGGCGGCGGGGTCGTACGGGCGGACGCGTCGGGCAAGCTGAGGTCGCTCGCGGAGACGCTGAACGCGCCGGTCGTCACCACCTTCGGCGGCAAGGGTGCCTTCCCCTGGACCCACCCGCTCTCGCTCCAGTCCTGGCTGGAGGACCGGCACACCACGGACTTCCTGGAGGACGCCGACGTCCTGCTGGTCGTCGGCTCCGGTCTCGGTGAACTGTCCTCGAACTACCACACGTTCAAGCCCCGCGGCCGGGTCATCCAGATCGAGGCGGACCTCGGCAAGCTGGAGTCCAACCATCCGGCCATCGGCATCCACGCGGACGCGCGCCTCGCGCTGTCCGCGCTCCTGGAGACGGTGGAGGAGCGCCCCGACCCGTCGGCGGCGGAGCGCGTGAGCACCCTTCTCGCGAAGGTGGCGGAGCGCATCGCAGCCCAGGAACTCACCCTGGAACAGGACGTGCTGGCGTCCGTGCGCCGGGCCCTGCCGGCCACCTCGCCGTCCTTCTGGGACATGACGATCCTGGCGTACTGGGCGTGGTCGGCCTTCGACCCGCGCGGGACGAACACCATGCACTCAGCCCAGGGCGCGGGCGGCCTCGGCTACGGCTTCCCCGCGGCCCTCGGCGCGGCGGCGGCCGACCCCACCCGCCCCGTTCTCGCGGTGTCGGGCGACGGAGGCGCGCTGTACTCCATCGCCGAACTGGCCACGGCGAAGCAGTGCGATCTCCCGGTCACCTGGCTCATCGTCGACGACGGCGGCTACGGCATCCTGCGCGAGTACATGACCGGCGCCTTCGGCCAGGCCACGGCGACGGAGCTGTCCCGCCCCGACTACGTGGCGCTGGCCGAGTCCTTCGGCGTCCCGGCGGTCCGTACGACCCCCGGGACACTGGAGAAGGACCTCGCCGAGGCCCTGGCCACGCCGGGCCCCTCGGTGGTCGTCCTGCCGGCCCTGCTGCGGATGTTCGCGCCGACGCACCTGGACTGA
- a CDS encoding endonuclease: protein MPATHIRRWKTLALSTSAVLIGLTLPTMTASPASATTTAYDSTYYKNAIGKTGTSLKSSLHAIISSQTKISYSAVWNALMVTDQDPNNSNNVILLYSGVSRAKSLNGGDVGDWNREHVWAKSHGDFGEVTGPGTDLHHLRPADVQVNSIRGNLDFDNGGSAVTNGGGSKVDSDSFEPRDADKGDVARMILYMAVRYDGGDGFADLEPDEKVNNGSAPYIGKLSVLKAWSDEDPPSAFEEKRNQVIYDTYQHNRNPFIDHPEWVDAIW, encoded by the coding sequence ATGCCCGCCACGCACATACGCCGCTGGAAGACCCTGGCGCTGAGCACCTCCGCGGTGCTCATCGGCCTCACCCTGCCGACGATGACCGCGTCCCCCGCGAGCGCGACCACGACCGCGTACGACAGCACGTACTACAAGAACGCGATCGGCAAGACCGGCACGAGCCTGAAGTCCTCGCTGCACGCCATCATCAGCAGCCAGACCAAGATCTCGTACTCCGCCGTCTGGAACGCGCTGATGGTCACCGACCAGGACCCGAACAACAGCAACAACGTGATCCTGCTGTACAGCGGCGTCTCGCGCGCCAAGTCCCTCAACGGCGGCGACGTCGGCGACTGGAACCGTGAACACGTCTGGGCCAAGTCCCACGGCGACTTCGGCGAGGTGACGGGTCCCGGCACCGACCTGCACCATCTGCGTCCGGCGGACGTGCAGGTCAACAGCATCCGCGGCAACCTGGACTTCGACAACGGCGGCAGCGCCGTCACCAACGGCGGCGGCAGCAAGGTCGACTCCGACTCCTTCGAGCCGCGCGACGCCGACAAGGGCGACGTGGCCCGCATGATCCTCTACATGGCCGTCCGCTACGACGGCGGCGACGGCTTCGCCGACCTGGAGCCCGACGAGAAGGTCAACAACGGCAGCGCCCCGTACATCGGCAAGCTCTCCGTGCTCAAGGCGTGGAGCGACGAGGACCCGCCGAGCGCCTTCGAGGAGAAGCGCAACCAGGTCATCTACGACACCTACCAGCACAACCGCAACCCGTTCATCGACCACCCGGAGTGGGTCGACGCGATCTGGTAG
- a CDS encoding glycosyltransferase family 39 protein, whose protein sequence is MTSATDPPPDAPATPSAPPPVPVPAGSPERTPGAPRWSLPALLAILVLAAVLYSWSLSAADLNGFYSAAVLSGTQSWKAWFFGSLDAGNFITVDKPPFALMIMGLSCRVFGFGTWQMMAPMVAAALGTLWILHASVKRYFGHAAAAVAALVLALTPITVAIDRDNNPDTTLVLLMVAGAALGLRATREGRLLPLLGSAVCFGLAFNTKMLQGYIALPAVFAVYVYASRPPWTRKVRDLLLATVALAVASLWWAAAVSLVPAADRPYIGGSTDGSAWDLIMGYNGLGRVLGGEGNGGGGGMGGGGFSGTAGLGRMFNDILGGQISWLLPFAGIAFVGALVLCGRAPRTDPTRAALLLWGGWTVLHYLTFSMAEGTMHPYYTTALAPGIAALTGAGGVLLLRAFRGGAARWVWVLPAGLAVTAIWAVVLLRRAADWNGWLWPAVAVVMALAVAGLFLFRSGNRARLFAASVAAAVVAALAGPAAYAVSEPASAGGGGGGMGGSNPTAGPTTGGGFGGGPGGGRGGFPGGTRQGGPAAEAGDGTDGLPGGQAPGGNGEAPEGSIPGGGPGTGEPGGANGEFPGGGQGTGEPGGANGEFPGGGQAPGGTGDRPGGAGGFGGGGTGGGGMGGATSGALVSYLEKHQDGAEWLLAVSTSQSAAQLIVSTGKPVISMFGFTGSDKAMTLARLKNLVRKGELHYIQTGDGTGGGMGGNNTLNTQITAWVEKHGTAVKQSAYDTSASSGSPSASGSTTGSGSSAQGGGQSSTLYRLDPSDLG, encoded by the coding sequence GTGACGTCTGCCACCGACCCCCCGCCCGACGCCCCCGCGACCCCCTCCGCACCGCCGCCGGTCCCCGTGCCGGCGGGGTCTCCAGAGCGGACGCCGGGCGCCCCCCGCTGGTCGCTTCCCGCCCTGCTCGCGATCCTCGTCCTGGCCGCGGTCCTCTACTCCTGGAGCCTGTCGGCCGCCGACCTCAACGGCTTCTACAGCGCCGCGGTGCTCAGCGGCACCCAGAGCTGGAAGGCCTGGTTCTTCGGCTCGCTCGACGCGGGCAACTTCATCACCGTCGACAAGCCGCCGTTCGCGCTCATGATCATGGGTCTGTCCTGCCGGGTGTTCGGCTTCGGCACCTGGCAGATGATGGCGCCGATGGTCGCCGCCGCGCTCGGCACCCTCTGGATCCTGCACGCGAGCGTGAAGCGGTACTTCGGACACGCGGCCGCCGCCGTCGCCGCGCTCGTCCTCGCCCTCACCCCGATCACGGTCGCCATCGACCGCGACAACAACCCGGACACCACCCTCGTCCTGCTGATGGTCGCGGGCGCGGCGCTGGGCCTGCGGGCCACGCGCGAGGGCCGGCTGCTCCCGCTGCTCGGCTCGGCGGTGTGCTTCGGACTCGCGTTCAACACCAAGATGCTCCAGGGATACATCGCCCTGCCCGCCGTCTTCGCCGTCTACGTGTACGCCTCCCGGCCGCCCTGGACCCGCAAGGTCCGCGATCTGCTGCTCGCCACCGTGGCGCTGGCCGTCGCGAGCCTCTGGTGGGCGGCCGCCGTCTCCCTCGTACCGGCCGCCGACCGGCCGTACATCGGCGGCTCGACGGACGGCTCCGCCTGGGATCTGATCATGGGCTACAACGGTCTCGGCCGGGTGCTGGGCGGTGAGGGCAACGGCGGCGGGGGCGGCATGGGCGGCGGTGGCTTCTCCGGAACCGCGGGCCTCGGCCGGATGTTCAACGACATCCTCGGCGGCCAGATCTCCTGGCTGCTGCCCTTCGCCGGCATCGCGTTCGTGGGCGCTCTGGTGCTGTGCGGACGTGCGCCGCGCACCGATCCGACGCGTGCCGCGCTGCTGCTGTGGGGCGGCTGGACCGTCCTGCACTACCTGACGTTCAGCATGGCCGAGGGCACCATGCACCCCTACTACACGACCGCGCTCGCCCCCGGCATCGCGGCGCTGACCGGCGCGGGCGGTGTCCTGCTGCTGCGCGCCTTCCGCGGCGGTGCCGCCCGCTGGGTGTGGGTGCTGCCCGCCGGGCTCGCGGTCACCGCGATCTGGGCGGTCGTCCTGCTGCGCCGGGCCGCCGACTGGAACGGCTGGCTGTGGCCGGCCGTCGCGGTGGTCATGGCACTGGCCGTCGCGGGCCTGTTCCTCTTCCGCTCCGGCAACCGTGCCCGGCTGTTCGCCGCCTCCGTGGCCGCGGCGGTCGTCGCGGCGCTCGCCGGTCCGGCGGCGTACGCCGTCTCGGAGCCCGCGTCCGCCGGTGGCGGCGGCGGTGGCATGGGCGGCAGCAACCCGACGGCGGGGCCGACCACCGGCGGCGGTTTCGGTGGCGGCCCCGGCGGCGGCCGGGGCGGCTTCCCCGGCGGCACCCGACAGGGCGGTCCTGCCGCCGAGGCGGGCGATGGGACCGACGGCCTCCCCGGCGGCCAGGCACCCGGCGGCAACGGCGAGGCGCCTGAAGGGAGCATCCCCGGTGGCGGCCCGGGCACGGGCGAACCGGGCGGCGCGAACGGGGAGTTCCCCGGTGGCGGCCAGGGCACGGGCGAACCCGGTGGCGCGAACGGGGAGTTCCCCGGTGGCGGGCAGGCGCCGGGCGGTACCGGCGACCGGCCGGGCGGTGCGGGCGGATTCGGCGGAGGCGGGACGGGCGGGGGCGGCATGGGTGGTGCCACCAGCGGTGCCCTGGTCTCCTATCTGGAGAAGCACCAGGACGGCGCCGAGTGGCTGCTGGCGGTGTCCACTTCGCAGAGTGCGGCCCAGCTGATCGTCAGCACCGGCAAACCGGTCATCTCCATGTTCGGCTTCACCGGTTCCGACAAGGCCATGACCCTCGCCAGGCTCAAGAACCTCGTACGCAAGGGCGAGTTGCACTACATCCAAACAGGCGACGGGACGGGCGGCGGCATGGGCGGGAACAACACGCTCAACACGCAGATCACCGCCTGGGTGGAGAAGCACGGCACGGCGGTGAAGCAGAGCGCCTACGACACGTCGGCCTCGTCCGGCTCCCCTTCGGCGTCCGGCTCCACCACCGGTTCCGGGTCCTCCGCGCAGGGGGGCGGCCAGTCCTCGACGCTCTACCGACTGGACCCCTCCGACCTCGGCTGA
- a CDS encoding sodium:solute symporter, which produces MAVDYTVIVVYLAGMLGMGWWGMRRAKSKSDFLVAGRRLGPVMYSGTMAAIVLGGASTIGGVGLGYQYGLSGAWMVFTIGLGLLALSVFFSARIARLKVYTVSEMLDLRYGGRAGLISGVVMWAYTLMLAVTSTIAYATIFDVLFDMNRTLAIILGGSIVVAYSTLGGMWSITLTDMVQFVVKTIGVLLLLLPIAVVKAGGFSAMKAKLPTEYFDPLGIGGETIFTYVLIYTFGMLIGQDIWQRVFTARNDRTARWGGTVAGTYCLVYALAGAVIGTAAKVMYPKLPSADTAFATIVKDELPVGVRGLVLAAALAAVMSTSSGALIACATVANNDIWSRLRGAVKRDAGDEHDEVKGNRLFILVMGIAVICTAIAIDNVVEALTVAYNLLVAGLLVPILGGLLWKRGTVHGALASVVVGGVAVIGLMAAYGILANEPVYYGLLLSLAAYVIVSLATPATDAAVLATWRERLAGRDAEPLSEPVPVHQ; this is translated from the coding sequence ATGGCCGTCGACTACACAGTGATCGTCGTCTATCTGGCCGGCATGCTGGGCATGGGCTGGTGGGGCATGCGCCGTGCCAAGTCCAAGAGCGACTTCCTCGTCGCCGGGCGGCGGCTCGGGCCCGTCATGTACTCCGGCACCATGGCCGCGATCGTCCTCGGCGGAGCGTCCACCATCGGCGGAGTCGGCCTCGGCTACCAGTACGGCCTCTCGGGCGCCTGGATGGTCTTCACCATCGGCCTCGGCCTGCTGGCCCTGTCCGTGTTCTTCTCTGCCCGCATCGCGCGCCTCAAGGTCTACACGGTCTCCGAGATGCTCGACCTCCGCTACGGCGGCCGGGCCGGACTCATCTCCGGTGTCGTCATGTGGGCGTACACCCTCATGCTCGCGGTCACCTCGACCATCGCGTACGCCACGATCTTCGACGTCCTCTTCGACATGAACCGCACGCTCGCGATCATCCTCGGCGGCTCGATCGTCGTCGCGTACTCGACGCTCGGCGGCATGTGGTCGATCACGCTCACCGACATGGTGCAGTTCGTCGTCAAGACGATCGGCGTGCTGCTCCTGCTGCTGCCCATCGCGGTGGTCAAGGCGGGCGGCTTCTCCGCGATGAAGGCCAAGCTGCCCACCGAGTACTTCGACCCGCTGGGCATCGGCGGCGAGACGATCTTCACCTATGTGCTGATCTACACGTTCGGCATGCTGATCGGGCAGGACATCTGGCAGCGCGTCTTCACCGCGCGCAACGACCGCACCGCCCGGTGGGGCGGCACCGTCGCCGGCACCTACTGCCTGGTGTACGCCCTCGCGGGCGCCGTCATCGGCACCGCGGCCAAGGTCATGTACCCGAAGCTGCCCAGCGCCGACACCGCCTTCGCGACCATCGTCAAGGACGAACTCCCGGTCGGTGTGCGCGGACTGGTGCTCGCCGCGGCCCTCGCCGCCGTGATGTCCACCTCCTCCGGCGCGCTGATCGCCTGCGCCACCGTCGCCAACAACGACATCTGGTCGCGGCTGCGCGGCGCCGTGAAGCGCGACGCGGGCGACGAGCACGACGAGGTCAAGGGCAACCGCCTCTTCATCCTGGTCATGGGCATCGCCGTGATCTGCACGGCGATCGCGATCGACAACGTCGTCGAGGCGCTGACCGTCGCGTACAACCTGCTCGTCGCCGGCCTGCTCGTCCCGATCCTCGGCGGACTGCTGTGGAAGCGCGGCACGGTCCACGGCGCGCTCGCCTCCGTCGTCGTCGGCGGTGTCGCGGTCATCGGCCTGATGGCGGCCTACGGCATCCTCGCGAACGAGCCCGTCTACTACGGACTGCTCCTCTCCCTGGCCGCGTACGTGATCGTCTCGCTGGCCACGCCGGCGACCGACGCCGCGGTCCTGGCCACCTGGCGGGAGCGGCTCGCGGGCCGTGACGCCGAACCCCTGTCCGAACCGGTCCCGGTTCACCAGTAG
- a CDS encoding phosphatase: MPIPGTPSRAELVAHLVKTRIAGDVATPRENNLSHYRKLANGERNWWLGLELGDRWNDEQDVLAVMAERVGVNDDPEYRYGQDTIDPELTVDALDRLAARLRKAAEDRQRVLFATGHPGGLLDVHRATAAALRSAGCEIVVIPDGLQTDEGYVMQFADVAVLEHGATLWHTHSGEPMRAILTALEREGRPLPDLVVADHGWAGFAGQHGVDSVGYADSNDPALFLAESEGTLQVVVPLDDHVLSPRHYDPMTAYLLGAAGLV; the protein is encoded by the coding sequence ATGCCGATACCCGGGACGCCCAGCCGCGCCGAACTCGTCGCCCATCTCGTGAAGACCCGTATCGCGGGCGATGTCGCCACGCCCCGCGAGAACAACCTCTCCCACTACCGCAAGCTGGCGAACGGCGAGCGCAACTGGTGGCTCGGTCTTGAACTCGGCGACCGGTGGAACGACGAGCAGGACGTGCTCGCGGTGATGGCGGAGCGGGTCGGGGTGAACGACGACCCCGAGTACCGCTACGGCCAGGACACCATCGACCCCGAGCTGACCGTGGACGCCCTCGACCGGCTCGCGGCGCGGCTGCGCAAGGCGGCCGAGGACCGGCAGCGGGTGCTGTTCGCGACCGGTCACCCCGGCGGGCTGCTGGACGTGCACCGGGCCACGGCCGCCGCCCTGCGCTCCGCCGGCTGCGAGATCGTGGTGATCCCGGACGGGCTCCAGACGGACGAGGGATACGTCATGCAGTTCGCGGACGTGGCGGTCCTGGAGCACGGCGCCACGCTGTGGCACACCCATTCGGGCGAGCCTATGCGCGCGATCCTGACGGCGCTGGAACGCGAGGGCCGCCCGCTGCCGGATCTGGTCGTCGCCGACCACGGCTGGGCCGGCTTCGCGGGGCAGCACGGGGTGGACTCCGTGGGCTACGCCGACAGCAACGACCCCGCGCTCTTCCTCGCGGAGTCGGAGGGCACGCTCCAGGTCGTGGTCCCGCTCGACGACCACGTCCTCAGCCCGCGCCACTACGACCCGATGACGGCCTACCTGCTCGGAGCGGCGGGCCTGGTCTGA